In one Paenibacillus sp. JQZ6Y-1 genomic region, the following are encoded:
- the ptsG gene encoding glucose-specific PTS transporter subunit IIBC, giving the protein MFKRLFGVLQKVGRALMLPVAILPAAGLLLGIGNLLVNPDFLQYIPALKAPWIQLVSSIMMNSGQIVFDNLSLLFAVGVAVGLAGGEGVAGLAAIIGYLVMNVTMGTAKGITTEMVGKGDYSVASVLGIPTLQTGVFGGIIVGILAAAMYKRFFKIELPSYLGFFAGKRFVPIMTALTSLLLGVVMIFVWPPIQSLLNDISHNMVDSNPTLSAFIFGVIERSLIPFGLHHIFYSPFWFEFGQYTDKAGQIIHGDQKIFFAQLRDGVPFTAGTFMTGKFPFMMFGLPAAALAIYHEARPENKKVVAGIMASAALTSFLTGITEPLEFSFLFVAPVLFGIHAIFAGLSFMTMQLLGVKIGMTFSGGLIDFILFGVLPNRTAWWDVIIVGLILAVIYYFGFRFAIRTFKLKTPGREDAVAATDNNGGGRAATQDELPGKILDAFGGQENISSLDACITRLRIQVKEPKSVDKGQLKALGASGVLEVGNNIQAIFGTRSDTIKSQMQDIIAGRTPRPTPPSVDNEPVKGTAEEQVNIMAEEMIVAPADGELLSITEVPDPVFSQKMTGDGFAILPSNGKIASPVNGKVFNVFPSKHAIGIMSETGKEILVHVGVNTVKLKGQGFNVLVAEGDDVMAGQPILEVDLEYVKANAPSIITPVIFSNLPEGATVTLKKSGTVKGGEGDIISIK; this is encoded by the coding sequence TTGTTTAAACGTCTGTTTGGCGTTTTGCAAAAAGTTGGTAGAGCGTTGATGCTTCCGGTAGCGATTTTGCCGGCAGCGGGTCTGTTGCTCGGTATCGGTAACCTGCTGGTTAACCCGGACTTCTTGCAGTATATACCTGCACTGAAAGCACCGTGGATTCAACTGGTTTCCAGTATTATGATGAACTCCGGTCAAATTGTATTCGATAACCTGTCCTTGCTATTCGCCGTCGGGGTTGCCGTCGGTCTCGCAGGTGGTGAAGGGGTTGCTGGTCTCGCAGCGATCATCGGTTATCTGGTTATGAACGTAACAATGGGTACTGCCAAAGGCATCACTACCGAAATGGTAGGCAAAGGCGACTATTCCGTTGCTTCCGTATTGGGTATTCCAACGCTGCAAACCGGTGTATTCGGCGGTATTATCGTCGGTATTCTAGCAGCGGCAATGTACAAGCGATTCTTCAAGATCGAATTGCCTTCGTACCTCGGCTTCTTTGCTGGTAAACGTTTCGTGCCAATTATGACGGCACTGACATCCCTGCTGCTTGGTGTAGTCATGATCTTCGTATGGCCGCCAATCCAAAGCTTGCTGAACGACATTTCGCATAATATGGTCGATTCCAACCCGACACTGTCGGCATTTATTTTCGGTGTCATCGAACGTTCACTGATTCCGTTCGGTCTGCATCATATCTTCTATTCTCCGTTCTGGTTCGAGTTTGGTCAGTATACCGACAAAGCTGGTCAAATCATTCACGGGGACCAAAAAATCTTCTTCGCACAGCTGCGTGACGGCGTTCCATTTACAGCCGGTACGTTCATGACTGGTAAATTCCCGTTCATGATGTTCGGTTTGCCGGCTGCTGCTCTGGCGATCTATCACGAAGCAAGACCTGAAAACAAAAAAGTGGTTGCTGGTATCATGGCTTCCGCTGCACTGACTTCGTTCCTGACAGGTATTACAGAGCCACTGGAATTCTCATTCCTGTTCGTTGCTCCAGTACTGTTCGGTATCCACGCAATCTTCGCAGGTCTGTCTTTCATGACTATGCAATTGCTGGGTGTTAAAATCGGTATGACCTTCTCTGGTGGTCTGATCGACTTTATCCTGTTCGGTGTTCTGCCAAACCGTACAGCATGGTGGGATGTTATCATTGTCGGTCTGATTCTGGCAGTCATTTACTACTTTGGTTTCCGTTTCGCGATTCGTACCTTCAAACTGAAAACACCAGGTCGTGAAGATGCAGTTGCTGCAACAGACAATAATGGTGGCGGTCGCGCAGCTACACAAGACGAGCTGCCAGGTAAAATTCTGGACGCATTCGGCGGACAAGAGAATATTTCCAGTCTGGATGCATGTATTACACGTCTGCGTATTCAAGTAAAAGAACCAAAAAGCGTAGACAAAGGTCAATTGAAAGCACTGGGCGCGTCCGGTGTCCTGGAAGTGGGTAATAATATCCAGGCGATCTTCGGTACACGTTCTGATACCATCAAATCGCAAATGCAAGACATCATTGCTGGCCGTACACCACGACCTACGCCTCCAAGCGTAGACAACGAACCTGTTAAAGGCACTGCTGAAGAACAGGTGAACATTATGGCTGAAGAAATGATCGTCGCTCCTGCAGATGGCGAATTGCTGAGCATTACCGAAGTACCAGACCCAGTCTTCTCGCAAAAAATGACTGGTGACGGTTTTGCAATCCTGCCTTCTAACGGCAAAATTGCTTCTCCGGTCAACGGTAAAGTGTTCAACGTGTTCCCAAGTAAGCACGCAATCGGCATTATGTCCGAAACGGGCAAAGAAATTCTGGTACACGTTGGCGTAAACACCGTTAAACTGAAAGGACAAGGCTTCAACGTACTCGTTGCCGAAGGCGACGATGTAATGGCTGGCCAACCAATCCTGGAAGTGGATCTGGAGTATGTAAAAGCCAATGCACCATCGATCATCACACCGGTGATCTTCTCGAACCTGCCGGAAGGCGCAACAGTAACGCTGAAAAAATCCGGTACGGTTAAAGGCGGAGAAGGCGACATTATCTCCATCAAGTAA
- the glcT gene encoding glucose PTS transporter transcription antiterminator GlcT produces MSSLQVAKVLNNNVIIADHPQYEEVVVIGKGIGFNRKSHDIIPLDVVEKMFILTNQQEQEQYKQLAVQIDERIIEVINEIIHYINKESKTPLNEHIHIALTDHIAFAIKRAEQGMTVQNPFLYETREMYPTEYRLAQHALEMIHNKLGVTLEEDEIGFVALHIYSALTDQHITEIKSHSRLIADMVKVVEDALNLNITGDSLDYSRLLTHLRFAIERIRRGEKVAATHRLEEMLKLEYPEVYSLAWKLTKMMERRLRRPVYAAEVSYLTMHLQRFVEKNE; encoded by the coding sequence GTGAGCAGCCTACAGGTGGCTAAAGTACTGAATAACAACGTAATCATCGCAGACCATCCTCAGTACGAAGAAGTTGTGGTGATCGGCAAGGGAATCGGCTTCAACCGTAAGTCGCATGACATCATCCCGCTGGACGTCGTAGAGAAAATGTTTATTTTGACCAATCAGCAGGAGCAGGAGCAATATAAGCAGCTCGCTGTGCAGATTGATGAGCGTATTATAGAAGTGATTAACGAAATTATTCATTATATTAATAAAGAAAGCAAAACTCCGCTGAATGAGCATATCCATATCGCATTAACGGATCATATTGCGTTTGCGATCAAGCGCGCTGAACAGGGCATGACTGTGCAGAATCCATTTTTGTACGAGACGAGAGAGATGTATCCTACGGAATACCGATTGGCGCAGCATGCACTGGAGATGATTCACAACAAGCTGGGCGTGACGTTGGAAGAAGACGAGATCGGCTTTGTAGCGCTGCATATTTACAGCGCATTGACCGATCAGCATATTACTGAGATCAAATCGCATTCCCGTCTGATCGCCGATATGGTAAAGGTAGTCGAGGACGCGCTGAATCTGAACATCACCGGTGACAGTCTTGATTATTCGCGTCTGCTGACCCATTTGCGGTTTGCGATTGAACGCATCCGGCGTGGCGAGAAAGTCGCAGCGACGCATCGTTTGGAAGAAATGCTGAAGCTGGAATATCCAGAAGTGTATTCGCTGGCGTGGAAATTAACCAAAATGATGGAACGACGACTACGCCGTCCGGTCTATGCCGCCGAAGTCAGCTATCTGACGATGCACCTGCAACGGTTTGTTGAGAAAAATGAGTAA